Proteins encoded in a region of the Perca fluviatilis chromosome 6, GENO_Pfluv_1.0, whole genome shotgun sequence genome:
- the ndufs4 gene encoding LOW QUALITY PROTEIN: NADH dehydrogenase [ubiquinone] iron-sulfur protein 4, mitochondrial (The sequence of the model RefSeq protein was modified relative to this genomic sequence to represent the inferred CDS: substituted 1 base at 1 genomic stop codon) has product MSLLTTIMASSMSLLGLGRLSAVNAVYKLVLNPIRSTSTSTSRLAGKPGQDTQLITVDEKLDITSLTGVPEEHIKTRKVHIFVPTKTAMQSGVNGTKKWKMDFDTRERWENPLMGWASTXEPASNMVISSKEDAWLCSWKNGWSYDITEKMSSKPRVKSYGANFSWDKRTRRSAK; this is encoded by the exons ATGTCATTGTTGACAACAATCATGGCGTCCTCAATGTCACTTCTCGGCTTGGGGCGTTTATCTGCGGTCAATGCAGTTTATAAATTGGTCTTAAATCCTATCAG GTCTACAAGCACATCAACATCGAGGCTGGCAGGGAAACCAGGACAAGACACGCAACTTATTACCGTTGATGAGAAATTG GACATCACCAGTCTAACAGGAGTCCCAGAGGAGCACATCAAAACACGCAAGGTCCACATCTTTGTTCCCACCAAAACGGCCATGCAGTCAGGAGTCAACGGCACCAAGAAGTGGAAGATGGACTTTGACACCAGGGAGCGCTGGGAGAACCCGCTGATGGGCTGGGCCTCAACGTAAGAACCTGC ATCCAACATGGTTATCTCCTCCAAGGAAGATGCATGGCTTTGCAGCTGGAAAAATG GTTGGAGCTACGATATAACAGAGAAGATGAGCTCAAAGCCCCGGGTGAAATCCTACGGCGCAAACTTCTCCTGGGACAAGAGGACCAGGAGGTCTGCTAAGTAA